The following proteins come from a genomic window of Corallococcus sp. NCRR:
- a CDS encoding DUF4388 domain-containing protein, with translation MAQVRKILIADPDLDSVRALSRALRTKGYQVHYAPDGSRALEVAVLRHPDLTLFDEACRLLDARTFVQILRTNPRTEDIPVVLTTSSLDSDRARGMRDGTLRKPFNLDEVLSRIEHIFRRNEAAKDLKSEQQEIEGSLSQLSIPDLMQILGMNKRNGRLALERGSERGEITVSDGRTVNARLGRVEGEKALFRLLAWTEGNFTFTPGTSAARPRINRAMDDALLEGMRQSDEVNRLLPGLPPRHTRLMLAPEVDLSEEQHPVTAQVMELLRQPRALGEVLDLAPATDMEVLGVLSTLLQKGVARPTESEGQNLGAGDLIGAAEVHALRGRLLRTRTLAKVATAKVFVCGSGSSAARRILARVPGLEAMSADPTAVKSGFGTLGRLELSDVLNVDFCVLPPAEAARPLWRPFSAGAIGALLMDNSEPAVRLAHYLAWEVRIPIVVVGTEVPAPLQGAPAGVIAPGEDLTEALRAMLVQALNPAPTLPGVTQVQRASVTPP, from the coding sequence TTGGCCCAGGTGCGGAAGATCCTCATCGCCGACCCCGACCTCGACTCGGTGCGCGCGCTGTCGCGGGCGCTGCGCACGAAGGGCTATCAGGTGCATTACGCGCCGGATGGCTCGCGGGCGCTGGAGGTCGCGGTGCTCCGGCACCCGGACCTGACGCTCTTCGACGAGGCGTGCCGGCTCCTGGACGCGCGCACGTTCGTGCAGATCCTCCGCACCAACCCGCGCACGGAAGACATCCCGGTGGTGCTCACCACGTCCAGCCTGGACTCGGACCGGGCGCGGGGCATGCGGGACGGCACGCTGCGCAAGCCCTTCAACCTGGACGAGGTGCTCAGCCGCATCGAGCACATCTTCCGGCGCAACGAAGCGGCCAAGGACCTCAAGAGCGAGCAGCAGGAAATCGAAGGTTCGCTCAGCCAGCTCAGCATCCCGGACCTCATGCAGATATTGGGCATGAACAAGCGCAACGGGCGCCTGGCGCTGGAGCGCGGTTCGGAGCGCGGGGAGATCACCGTCTCGGATGGGCGCACGGTGAACGCGCGGCTGGGGAGGGTGGAAGGGGAGAAGGCGCTGTTCCGGCTGTTGGCGTGGACGGAGGGCAACTTCACCTTCACGCCCGGCACCAGCGCCGCGCGTCCGCGCATCAACCGCGCCATGGACGACGCGCTCCTGGAGGGCATGCGCCAGTCGGACGAGGTGAACCGCCTGTTGCCGGGCCTGCCGCCGCGCCACACGCGGCTGATGCTGGCGCCGGAGGTGGACCTGTCCGAGGAGCAGCACCCGGTGACGGCGCAGGTGATGGAGCTCTTGCGCCAGCCGCGCGCGCTGGGCGAGGTGCTGGACCTGGCGCCCGCCACGGACATGGAGGTGCTGGGCGTGCTGTCCACGCTGCTCCAGAAGGGCGTGGCGCGCCCCACGGAGAGCGAAGGCCAGAACCTGGGCGCGGGCGACCTCATCGGCGCGGCGGAGGTGCACGCGCTGCGCGGGCGCCTGCTCCGCACGCGGACGCTGGCGAAGGTGGCGACGGCGAAGGTCTTCGTCTGCGGCAGCGGTTCATCCGCGGCGCGCCGCATCCTGGCGAGGGTGCCGGGACTGGAGGCGATGTCGGCGGATCCCACCGCGGTGAAGAGCGGCTTCGGGACGCTGGGGCGCCTGGAGCTGAGCGACGTGCTGAACGTGGACTTCTGCGTGCTGCCGCCCGCGGAGGCCGCGCGTCCGCTGTGGCGTCCGTTCAGCGCGGGGGCCATTGGCGCGCTGTTGATGGACAACTCGGAGCCGGCGGTGCGGCTGGCGCACTACCTGGCGTGGGAGGTCCGCATCCCCATCGTGGTGGTGGGCACGGAGGTGCCGGCGCCGTTGCAGGGCGCCCCGGCGGGAGTGATCGCTCCCGGTGAGGACCTCACGGAGGCCCTGCGCGCCATGCTGGTCCAGGCGCTCAACCCCGCGCCCACGCTGCCCGGTGTCACGCAGGTGCAGCGCGCGTCCGTGACGCCCCCGTGA
- the dapF gene encoding diaminopimelate epimerase — protein MDASERIFKYHGLGNDFVVLDRRRSGVDIDAEQSRWLCDRRRGIGADGVLAILPSSRGLARMVVHNADGSVAEMCGNGLRCAVKYLVDHSGQHPALIDVETGAGVLTCEPGYGDGGVVGVDISMGPARLVAANLPSGTTGQPFVSAPVPGHEGLLGTAVNMGNPHLVLLDQPLEAAERLGPGLERHPAFPDRTNVEFVRVDEDGLTVVVWERGCGLTQACGTGACASAVAAVLAKRLPSNAWLRVTLPGGDLRIRVPDDLSDIRLRGPVSFVFEGVVALPRAR, from the coding sequence GTGGACGCAAGCGAACGCATCTTCAAGTACCACGGCCTGGGCAACGACTTCGTTGTCCTGGACCGGCGCCGCTCGGGCGTGGACATCGACGCGGAGCAGTCCCGCTGGCTGTGCGACCGGCGCCGGGGCATCGGCGCGGACGGGGTGCTCGCCATCCTCCCGTCGTCCCGCGGCCTTGCCCGCATGGTCGTCCACAACGCCGACGGCAGCGTCGCGGAGATGTGCGGTAACGGCCTGCGCTGTGCGGTGAAGTATCTGGTGGACCACTCCGGCCAGCACCCCGCGCTCATCGACGTGGAGACCGGGGCCGGCGTGCTCACCTGCGAGCCCGGCTACGGCGATGGCGGCGTCGTCGGCGTGGACATCTCCATGGGCCCGGCCCGGCTGGTGGCGGCGAACCTGCCCTCCGGGACGACCGGCCAGCCCTTCGTGAGCGCCCCCGTGCCCGGCCATGAAGGCCTGCTCGGCACCGCGGTGAACATGGGCAACCCGCACCTGGTGCTCCTGGACCAGCCCCTGGAGGCCGCCGAGCGCCTGGGCCCCGGCCTGGAGCGCCACCCCGCCTTCCCGGACCGCACCAACGTGGAGTTCGTCCGCGTGGACGAGGACGGCCTCACCGTCGTCGTCTGGGAGCGCGGCTGCGGCCTCACCCAGGCCTGTGGGACGGGGGCGTGTGCGTCGGCGGTGGCGGCCGTGCTGGCGAAGCGCCTGCCCTCGAATGCCTGGCTGCGCGTCACGCTGCCGGGCGGCGACCTGAGAATCCGCGTTCCGGACGACCTGTCCGACATCCGGCTCCGCGGCCCGGTGTCCTTCGTCTTCGAAGGCGTTGTCGCGCTTCCAAGGGCCCGATAG
- a CDS encoding methyltransferase domain-containing protein yields MGPSELLPRYIFAESLFARRRVLEVDAVASTGGESARFLVERGARTVVACDADVAAVEAAQKAHAHPQVRFRANVYDDLEAGSFDLVLVTDLAPYVRAPELLAELARLVARQGFLVGGLRNIAGLALPQLLEPEETVPPTYGQLLDALTAHFPHVEVATQSPVLGYQLAFERGEGLQVDGSLVRHSEAAYFVVMAGLEPARVVDPTWVQLPPEPLAFTRGKLDEVAARAKTWEERAGRLKEAVSKLRAEIGDREAEVVALKPALEGARQDMARLTAQLEQARGTVESARERDDLSSRLRRRELELQVATERIADADRRLAAQRLEVEAAQRAQADAGVQVLAAQETLRLERARREETAATLDEARERLTQAYTELRALQDELGSLRIDRERDRLAAERAQDGAEDKRRQAEAARERELRIAEQYSTALAAVEHLKAELARAQESARTAGDAVPVKDAELARARRELAEAQQRMHSAEGARKDAEGRLAEREALQRGLETELASARAAEERLRQELEGRAQSESAARALAARLEEELHAAGLRLESLEAEQKRVESAQHVAGQRLAAAETERVRVEAALVQAIDAERGQAQARLEEALAQARAEADDRVTNALAAAHSDADSRQERALAEARELEEARLAKAVEEERALAELELEEAREQAEARLAQALEEARADAEARLAEALESARSDADARVERAVAEAREAAQALEANRSDADTRVERALAEAREAAQALEAARADADARVERAAVESAQALDAVRSDADARVERAVADAAQALAAARAETDARVERAVADAAQALAAARAEADARVERAVADAAQALEAARAEADARVERAVAEARAEADARVAKAVADAAAERAAALAEAESRREQALTEVRATASAQRSRQLADVEARTAQALAEVRAEAEAERAQALAEARAESEAERVRQLEEAELRAARMLAEVRAEVEARSATVLAEARAESSGQTEQVLANVRAEAEARLAAAEARATEALEVAVEQVRSEARDTLAREVWEHGARLAESNQAREAAEARNTELEATLRSLRQELTDSEALAALIQEDLAREQKARASVQAEFDAARESLINEQERGARWEALLADTQAQLLSEREQQARAQVALANLQESLDAERALRARLEGSESSWNETQSALEADRLRLDAALGVARTVLEEERAQRARLETSFAQLQQDSASAQESRTQLETELSAARAARMSTEAAFEQTRQTLTEVQATFSEAQRTNEAALQELRQSLAASEDEARGYARELEAAKQSQAALDATVRELRAELTEARRSEVEALSSLDEARTQETALRSELETLRERLSEAEQARAAVQARLTEAEARHAELEASLSDTESRFAEEAARLPEMQQALADAEARLATEAARGTSLEQALSEAEARHAAATSQRAALEDSLAQAEARHAEDAARLTSLEQTLAEADSRQTTETERHASLARTLAEAEARLVSESTRRAELEAALAETEARQAAETTRRAELEAALAETEARQAAETTRRAELEAALAEAEAKQTSESTRRAELEAALAEAEARQTSECTRRAELEAALAEVEAKQASESTRRAELEAALAEAESRQAAESARRAELEASLSEGDVRQAAESTRRSELEASIATAESTIAAEAARRSELEASLTEARSRLATLEQALADAEKLASSETSRRVGLEASLTEVEFRLAAETSNLSALEDSLAQAEARLAEGSQSQDAARESEARAARLSESLTAREQELREASALRVSMEAQLEGALSRTERQQQDLDDLRAQLGLKEQELTALRAETARLGAAHQELMRLGSELQRAHAALHERSQQVGRLEAELVDASDRLAATREHAEVLVVQLETARRFAGKATTLEASLEGLRAELETARSEAARLTETVQTGNERTATLEAQLAELTARAERERTDLEARLAEATAQAGTEQADLELRLTEALTSAGSDKATLELRLNEALARAGLEKTELETRFNERLASAEAEKAELETRLNEFLAASGTEKAELEARLAETLAQAATEKAELEVRLAEATAQAGTDRSDLEARLAELTEQAREEKSAIEARLADLTARAAAERAELEARIVDLAAQADSANAERDASLSEAQTRAATEQAELEARLAQSAEQTRESLAAMEARLATALENARTEQAALESRVAALTQAAADAEAHARRADSERERLQSDLTVARAARVRLEGRTNSLETAAADAARLLDTERAERDQLSTRIREQQARLEALETERATLLQALEEAKSATPPPPEDVLEMAAEMEVLQAHVEKMQDQLAAREAELAELRRASAPATSRRALPALDVPAAPKKVGERE; encoded by the coding sequence ATGGGGCCCAGCGAACTGCTGCCCCGCTACATCTTCGCGGAGAGCCTGTTCGCGCGCCGACGTGTGCTCGAGGTCGACGCCGTGGCGTCCACGGGCGGCGAGAGCGCGCGCTTCCTGGTGGAGCGGGGCGCTCGCACCGTGGTGGCGTGCGACGCGGACGTGGCCGCGGTGGAGGCGGCGCAGAAGGCCCACGCGCACCCGCAGGTCCGCTTTCGCGCCAACGTCTATGACGACCTGGAGGCTGGCAGCTTCGACCTGGTGCTGGTGACGGACCTGGCGCCCTACGTGCGCGCGCCGGAGCTGTTGGCGGAGCTGGCGCGGCTGGTGGCCCGGCAGGGCTTCCTGGTGGGCGGCCTGCGCAACATCGCGGGGCTGGCGCTGCCCCAGTTGCTGGAGCCGGAAGAGACGGTGCCGCCCACGTATGGGCAGTTGCTGGACGCGCTGACCGCGCATTTCCCCCATGTGGAGGTGGCCACGCAGTCGCCGGTGCTGGGCTACCAGCTCGCGTTCGAGCGGGGCGAGGGGCTGCAGGTGGACGGCTCGCTCGTGCGGCACAGCGAGGCGGCGTACTTCGTGGTGATGGCGGGCCTGGAGCCGGCGCGGGTGGTGGACCCCACGTGGGTGCAGCTGCCGCCGGAGCCGCTGGCCTTCACGCGCGGCAAGCTGGACGAGGTCGCGGCCCGGGCGAAGACGTGGGAGGAGCGGGCGGGGCGGCTGAAGGAAGCGGTGTCGAAGCTCCGCGCGGAGATTGGCGACCGCGAGGCGGAGGTCGTGGCGCTCAAGCCGGCGCTGGAGGGCGCCCGGCAGGACATGGCGCGGCTGACCGCGCAGCTGGAGCAGGCCCGGGGCACGGTGGAGTCCGCGCGCGAGCGGGATGACCTGAGCAGCCGGCTGCGGCGCCGTGAGCTGGAGTTGCAGGTCGCGACGGAGCGGATCGCGGACGCGGACCGGCGGCTGGCGGCGCAGCGCCTGGAGGTGGAGGCGGCGCAGCGCGCGCAGGCGGACGCGGGCGTGCAGGTGCTGGCCGCGCAGGAGACGCTGCGGCTGGAGCGGGCGCGGCGCGAGGAGACGGCGGCGACGCTGGACGAGGCTCGCGAGCGGCTGACGCAGGCGTACACGGAGCTGCGCGCGCTGCAGGATGAGCTGGGCTCGCTGCGCATCGACCGGGAGCGGGACCGGCTGGCGGCGGAGCGCGCGCAGGACGGGGCGGAGGACAAGCGCCGTCAGGCGGAGGCGGCTCGCGAGCGGGAGCTGCGCATCGCGGAGCAGTACTCGACGGCGCTCGCGGCGGTGGAGCACCTGAAGGCGGAGCTGGCGCGCGCGCAGGAGTCGGCGCGGACGGCGGGCGACGCGGTTCCGGTGAAGGACGCGGAGCTGGCCCGGGCTCGCCGGGAGCTCGCCGAGGCCCAGCAGCGGATGCACTCCGCCGAAGGGGCTCGCAAGGACGCGGAAGGACGGCTCGCGGAGCGCGAGGCGTTGCAGCGCGGTCTGGAGACGGAGCTCGCCAGCGCGCGCGCGGCGGAAGAGCGGCTGCGGCAGGAGCTGGAGGGCCGCGCGCAGTCGGAGTCGGCGGCCCGGGCGCTGGCGGCGCGGTTGGAGGAGGAGCTTCACGCGGCCGGGCTGCGGCTGGAGTCGCTGGAGGCGGAGCAGAAGCGCGTCGAGTCCGCGCAGCACGTGGCGGGGCAGCGGCTGGCGGCGGCGGAGACGGAGCGCGTCCGTGTCGAGGCCGCGCTTGTCCAGGCCATCGACGCGGAGCGGGGGCAGGCGCAGGCACGGCTGGAGGAGGCGCTGGCCCAGGCTCGCGCCGAGGCCGATGACCGGGTGACGAACGCGCTGGCCGCCGCGCACTCCGACGCGGATTCGCGGCAGGAGCGCGCGCTGGCGGAGGCTCGCGAGCTGGAAGAGGCGCGGCTCGCGAAGGCGGTGGAGGAGGAGCGGGCGCTCGCGGAGCTCGAGCTGGAGGAGGCCCGTGAGCAGGCGGAGGCCCGCCTCGCGCAAGCATTGGAGGAGGCCCGAGCTGACGCGGAGGCCCGGCTCGCCGAGGCGCTGGAGTCCGCCCGGTCCGACGCGGATGCCCGTGTCGAACGTGCGGTGGCGGAGGCTCGCGAGGCGGCCCAGGCGCTGGAGGCGAACCGGTCCGACGCGGACACCCGTGTCGAGCGTGCGCTGGCGGAGGCTCGCGAAGCGGCTCAGGCGCTGGAGGCGGCTCGGGCGGATGCGGATGCCCGTGTCGAGCGCGCAGCCGTGGAGTCGGCTCAGGCGCTGGATGCGGTCCGGTCCGACGCGGATGCCCGTGTCGAGCGTGCCGTCGCGGACGCTGCCCAGGCTCTGGCGGCGGCTCGGGCCGAAACGGATGCTCGTGTTGAGCGCGCCGTCGCGGACGCTGCCCAGGCTCTGGCGGCGGCTCGGGCTGAAGCGGATGCCCGTGTCGAGCGCGCCGTCGCGGACGCTGCCCAGGCTCTGGAGGCGGCTCGGGCTGAAGCGGATGCCCGTGTCGAGCGGGCTGTGGCTGAAGCGCGGGCTGAAGCGGATGCTCGGGTGGCGAAGGCGGTCGCGGACGCCGCTGCTGAACGGGCCGCGGCCCTGGCGGAGGCGGAGAGCCGGCGCGAGCAGGCGCTCACCGAGGTCCGTGCCACGGCCTCGGCTCAGCGGAGCCGGCAACTGGCGGATGTCGAGGCTCGGACCGCGCAGGCCCTGGCGGAAGTGCGTGCCGAGGCGGAGGCCGAACGGGCCCAGGCGCTGGCCGAAGCCCGCGCCGAGTCCGAGGCCGAGCGGGTCCGGCAGTTGGAGGAAGCCGAACTCCGTGCCGCGCGGATGCTCGCGGAGGTGCGTGCCGAAGTCGAAGCCCGCTCGGCCACGGTGCTCGCTGAAGCCCGTGCTGAATCGAGCGGCCAGACGGAGCAGGTGCTCGCCAACGTGCGCGCGGAGGCGGAAGCCCGGCTCGCGGCGGCGGAAGCTCGTGCCACCGAAGCCCTCGAGGTTGCGGTTGAACAGGTCCGTTCCGAGGCCCGGGACACCCTGGCCCGTGAGGTGTGGGAACACGGGGCCCGGCTCGCGGAGTCGAACCAGGCTCGCGAGGCCGCCGAGGCGCGGAACACGGAGCTGGAGGCAACGCTCCGCTCGCTGCGGCAGGAGCTGACCGACTCGGAAGCCCTGGCGGCACTCATCCAGGAGGACCTGGCTCGGGAGCAGAAGGCCCGGGCCTCGGTGCAGGCGGAGTTCGACGCGGCCCGGGAGTCCCTGATCAATGAGCAGGAGCGGGGGGCTCGCTGGGAGGCGTTGCTCGCCGATACCCAGGCGCAGTTGCTGTCGGAGCGCGAGCAGCAGGCCCGCGCGCAGGTGGCGCTTGCGAACCTTCAGGAGTCGCTCGACGCGGAGCGGGCCCTTCGTGCCCGGCTGGAGGGTTCCGAGTCCTCGTGGAACGAGACGCAGAGCGCACTGGAAGCGGACCGGCTGAGGCTGGATGCCGCGCTGGGCGTGGCGCGCACGGTCCTGGAGGAGGAGCGCGCGCAGCGGGCCCGGTTGGAGACGTCGTTCGCCCAGCTCCAGCAGGACTCCGCTTCGGCGCAGGAGTCCCGGACCCAGCTCGAGACAGAGCTGTCGGCGGCGCGTGCCGCGCGGATGTCCACCGAGGCCGCCTTCGAGCAGACGCGGCAGACCCTGACGGAGGTCCAGGCCACCTTCTCCGAAGCGCAGCGCACGAACGAAGCCGCGTTGCAGGAGCTGAGGCAGTCCCTCGCGGCGTCGGAAGACGAGGCGCGTGGTTACGCCCGGGAGCTGGAGGCGGCGAAGCAATCGCAGGCGGCCCTGGATGCGACCGTGCGAGAGCTGCGCGCGGAGCTCACCGAGGCTCGGCGGTCCGAGGTCGAAGCGCTGTCCTCGCTGGATGAGGCGCGCACGCAGGAGACTGCGCTCCGCTCGGAGCTGGAGACCTTGCGTGAGCGCCTGTCCGAAGCGGAGCAGGCACGGGCCGCTGTCCAGGCACGGCTCACGGAAGCCGAAGCCCGCCACGCCGAACTGGAAGCGTCGCTGTCGGACACCGAGTCCCGCTTCGCCGAGGAGGCCGCCCGTCTCCCCGAGATGCAGCAGGCCCTCGCGGACGCGGAGGCCCGCCTCGCGACCGAGGCCGCGCGAGGGACCTCGCTTGAGCAGGCTCTGTCGGAGGCCGAGGCAAGGCATGCCGCAGCGACTTCGCAGCGGGCCGCGCTGGAGGATTCGCTCGCGCAGGCGGAGGCCCGCCACGCCGAGGATGCCGCGCGCCTGACTTCGCTGGAGCAGACCCTGGCGGAGGCGGATTCCCGGCAGACCACGGAGACCGAGCGCCATGCGTCGTTGGCGCGGACGCTCGCGGAAGCCGAGGCCCGGCTTGTCTCGGAGTCCACGCGGCGTGCCGAGCTGGAAGCGGCGCTCGCGGAGACCGAGGCTCGGCAGGCTGCCGAAACGACGCGACGTGCTGAGCTGGAAGCGGCGCTCGCGGAGACCGAGGCTCGGCAAGCTGCCGAAACGACGCGACGTGCCGAGCTGGAGGCAGCGCTCGCGGAAGCCGAGGCCAAGCAGACCTCTGAGTCCACGAGACGTGCCGAGCTGGAGGCAGCGCTCGCGGAAGCCGAGGCCAGGCAGACCTCTGAGTGCACGCGACGTGCCGAGCTGGAAGCTGCGCTCGCGGAGGTGGAGGCCAAGCAGGCCTCGGAGTCCACGCGGCGGGCTGAACTGGAAGCGGCGCTCGCGGAAGCGGAGTCGCGGCAGGCTGCGGAATCCGCGCGGCGTGCCGAGCTTGAAGCATCGCTCTCGGAGGGCGACGTCCGACAGGCCGCGGAGTCCACCCGCCGTTCCGAACTGGAAGCGTCCATCGCCACGGCGGAGTCCACGATTGCCGCCGAGGCCGCTCGCCGCTCCGAACTGGAAGCTTCCTTGACGGAGGCTCGGTCCCGCCTCGCCACCCTGGAACAGGCCCTGGCGGACGCGGAGAAGCTTGCGTCCTCCGAGACGTCTCGCCGTGTCGGACTGGAAGCCTCCCTGACGGAGGTGGAGTTCCGGCTCGCAGCGGAGACCTCGAACCTCAGCGCGCTGGAGGATTCGCTCGCGCAGGCGGAGGCCCGGCTCGCGGAGGGCTCGCAGTCGCAGGACGCGGCGCGCGAGTCCGAAGCCCGGGCGGCGCGTCTCTCAGAGTCCCTGACCGCGCGCGAACAGGAGCTGCGCGAGGCCAGTGCCCTGCGGGTCTCCATGGAAGCGCAGCTGGAAGGCGCGCTCTCGCGGACCGAGCGGCAGCAGCAGGACCTGGACGACCTGCGCGCGCAGCTGGGACTGAAGGAGCAAGAGCTGACGGCCCTGCGCGCGGAGACAGCCCGGTTGGGCGCCGCGCATCAGGAGCTGATGCGTCTGGGCTCCGAGCTGCAACGGGCTCACGCCGCGCTGCATGAGCGGAGTCAGCAGGTCGGCCGGCTGGAAGCGGAGTTGGTGGACGCCAGCGACCGGTTGGCCGCGACGCGCGAGCACGCGGAAGTGCTCGTGGTGCAGCTTGAAACCGCGCGCCGTTTCGCGGGCAAGGCCACGACCCTGGAGGCTTCGCTGGAAGGCCTGCGCGCGGAACTGGAAACCGCGCGCTCGGAAGCGGCCCGGCTCACGGAGACCGTCCAGACCGGGAACGAGCGCACCGCCACCCTGGAAGCCCAGCTCGCGGAGCTCACCGCGCGCGCGGAGCGGGAGCGGACCGACCTGGAAGCCCGGCTCGCGGAGGCCACCGCCCAGGCCGGCACGGAGCAGGCCGACCTGGAGCTGCGCCTGACCGAAGCGCTCACCAGCGCCGGCTCGGACAAGGCCACGCTGGAGCTGCGCCTCAACGAAGCGCTCGCGCGCGCCGGCCTGGAGAAGACCGAACTGGAGACGCGCTTCAACGAGCGCCTCGCAAGCGCCGAAGCAGAGAAGGCCGAGCTGGAGACGCGCCTCAACGAGTTCCTCGCGGCCTCCGGGACGGAGAAGGCGGAGCTCGAAGCACGCCTCGCCGAAACGCTCGCCCAGGCCGCCACGGAGAAGGCCGAACTGGAAGTACGGCTCGCGGAGGCCACCGCGCAGGCGGGCACGGACCGGTCGGACCTCGAAGCCCGGCTCGCGGAGCTCACCGAACAGGCCCGCGAGGAGAAGTCCGCCATCGAAGCCCGGCTCGCGGACCTCACCGCCCGCGCCGCCGCGGAGCGCGCCGAACTCGAAGCCCGCATCGTGGACCTCGCCGCTCAAGCGGACTCCGCGAACGCCGAGCGTGACGCCTCTCTCTCGGAAGCCCAGACGCGCGCCGCCACGGAGCAGGCCGAGCTCGAAGCGCGCCTCGCTCAATCCGCCGAACAGACCCGCGAATCCCTCGCCGCCATGGAGGCCCGGCTCGCCACGGCGCTCGAGAACGCGCGGACCGAACAGGCCGCGCTGGAGTCCCGCGTCGCCGCCCTGACCCAGGCCGCCGCGGACGCCGAGGCCCACGCCCGCCGCGCGGACTCCGAACGCGAGCGCCTCCAGTCGGACCTGACCGTCGCCCGCGCCGCCCGTGTCCGCCTGGAGGGCCGCACCAACTCCCTGGAGACCGCCGCCGCGGACGCCGCGCGCCTGTTGGACACCGAGCGCGCGGAACGCGACCAGCTCTCCACCCGGATCCGTGAGCAGCAGGCCCGCCTGGAAGCGCTGGAGACCGAACGCGCGACCCTGCTCCAGGCCCTGGAGGAGGCGAAGTCCGCCACCCCTCCGCCCCCGGAGGACGTGCTGGAGATGGCCGCGGAGATGGAGGTCCTCCAGGCCCACGTGGAGAAGATGCAGGACCAGCTCGCCGCCCGGGAGGCCGAACTGGCGGAGCTGCGCCGCGCCAGCGCCCCCGCCACCTCGCGCCGGGCCCTGCCCGCACTGGACGTTCCAGCCGCGCCCAAGAAGGTCGGCGAGCGCGAATAA
- a CDS encoding GGDEF domain-containing response regulator, whose amino-acid sequence MAGPILVVDDDLFFRQLATDLLSRRGHRVVAVENATLALEEVARATFDLVLTDVVMPGVDGFALTARLRERDPEQEVILVSTRDDVQGSEVALRLGVADCLVKPVEESDLLLAVDRAMERAQLRHERARLQDENLEFARFHNLQQRCLELLSHPDLEWLQERVIADLGAVCDAQSAALWVVDDRGDLALRSYRGLLDKQFLPEKMSPEGPLSLRLREAAPWLARDERSPVLYVPLVAAGEVMGLAQLSDPLTGDFRLEHTRDAKVLADFAAVGVKNGRKLMALQRLGLRDRDTAAYNLSYFTDYASKEIYKARRYGRTFSLLTFSIDNLPLVRVRLGAQDAKKAVRGIIKALSKIIRDSDVIAKASDQEFYLLLPETDFFGAMMFVRRAVAAVRDEPEVQDVEARLPLALVGGASTFPKDGEDFDELVHRCRRRMDERRASLQRRLMLDGLPFWDEVDLLLGTPNSPRLPTDDRAEPSRRGKVADVLFDELQVEIARELVRDPGSRGLLYVGGPEIRADLPLAVGLEQAPPDLSSRIYLLGRRVDLESHAALTPVFLEGDERVARHEFILWLSESASYALIQRRGRGATWGFHTSDTAVVDGLISKLQAEYDLQPY is encoded by the coding sequence GTGGCCGGTCCCATCCTCGTCGTCGACGACGACCTGTTCTTCCGACAACTCGCCACGGACCTGCTGTCGCGCCGGGGGCACCGCGTGGTGGCGGTGGAGAACGCCACCCTGGCGCTCGAAGAGGTGGCCCGGGCGACGTTCGACCTGGTGCTCACCGACGTGGTGATGCCCGGCGTGGACGGCTTCGCGCTCACCGCGCGCCTGCGCGAACGCGACCCCGAGCAGGAGGTCATCCTCGTCAGCACGCGCGACGACGTACAGGGCTCGGAGGTCGCGCTGCGCCTGGGCGTGGCGGACTGCCTCGTCAAGCCGGTGGAGGAGTCGGACCTGCTGCTCGCGGTGGACCGCGCCATGGAGCGCGCCCAGCTGCGCCACGAGCGCGCCCGGCTCCAGGACGAGAACCTGGAGTTCGCCCGCTTCCACAACCTCCAGCAGCGCTGCCTGGAGCTGCTCTCCCATCCCGACCTGGAATGGCTCCAGGAGCGCGTCATCGCGGACCTGGGCGCGGTGTGCGACGCGCAGAGCGCCGCGCTGTGGGTGGTGGACGACCGGGGAGACCTGGCGCTGCGCTCCTACCGGGGCCTGCTCGACAAGCAGTTCCTGCCGGAGAAGATGAGCCCGGAGGGGCCGCTGTCCCTGCGCCTGCGCGAAGCCGCGCCGTGGCTCGCGCGGGATGAGCGCTCGCCGGTGCTGTACGTGCCGCTGGTGGCCGCCGGGGAGGTGATGGGCCTGGCGCAGCTGTCCGACCCGCTCACCGGTGACTTCCGGCTGGAGCACACACGCGACGCGAAGGTGCTGGCGGACTTCGCCGCGGTGGGCGTGAAGAACGGCCGCAAGCTGATGGCGCTCCAGCGCCTGGGCCTGCGCGACCGCGACACCGCCGCGTACAACCTCAGCTACTTCACCGACTACGCGTCCAAGGAGATCTACAAGGCGCGCAGGTACGGGCGCACGTTCTCGCTCCTGACCTTCAGCATCGACAACCTTCCGCTGGTGCGCGTGCGGCTGGGCGCGCAGGACGCGAAGAAGGCGGTGCGCGGCATCATCAAGGCGCTCAGTAAAATCATCCGCGACTCGGACGTCATCGCGAAGGCGAGCGACCAGGAGTTCTACCTCCTCTTGCCGGAGACGGACTTCTTCGGCGCCATGATGTTCGTGCGCCGCGCCGTCGCCGCCGTGCGCGACGAGCCGGAGGTGCAGGACGTGGAGGCCCGTCTGCCGCTCGCGCTCGTGGGCGGGGCGAGCACGTTCCCCAAGGACGGCGAGGACTTCGACGAGCTGGTGCACCGCTGCCGCCGCCGCATGGACGAGCGCCGCGCGTCGCTCCAGCGCCGGCTGATGCTGGACGGGCTGCCGTTCTGGGACGAGGTGGACCTGCTCCTGGGCACGCCCAACAGCCCGCGCCTGCCCACGGACGATCGCGCGGAGCCCAGCCGCCGGGGCAAGGTGGCGGACGTGCTCTTCGACGAGCTCCAGGTGGAGATCGCCCGGGAGCTGGTGCGCGACCCGGGCTCGCGCGGGCTGCTCTACGTGGGCGGCCCGGAGATCCGCGCGGACCTGCCGCTGGCGGTGGGCCTGGAGCAGGCGCCGCCGGACCTGTCGTCGCGCATCTACCTGTTGGGCCGCCGCGTGGACCTGGAGTCGCATGCGGCGCTCACGCCGGTGTTCCTGGAAGGGGATGAGCGGGTGGCGCGCCACGAGTTCATCCTCTGGCTGTCGGAGAGCGCGTCGTATGCGCTGATCCAACGGCGCGGGCGGGGCGCGACGTGGGGGTTCCACACCTCGGACACCGCGGTGGTGGACGGGCTCATCTCCAAGCTGCAGGCCGAATACGACCTGCAGCCCTACTGA